A stretch of the Drosophila sulfurigaster albostrigata strain 15112-1811.04 chromosome 2L, ASM2355843v2, whole genome shotgun sequence genome encodes the following:
- the LOC133850718 gene encoding sodium/hydrogen exchanger 6 isoform X5 has product MSGGQRMAPQWLERWKGTTLCLVMLCALLMINGCSAADTDITLDAKAAYNHRMQSLDLLIFVGLLSLTVLTIWLFKHHRVSWLHETGLAVIYGLIVGAILRYAGTNKPLVHMQVMPQGVPTYSNKLPPDTLWFQYPVVANQTNSTKLPDGVKTYAYVFRSQVYDIEENEIDLKATFDPEVFFNIILPPIIFYAGYSLKKKYFFRNLGAILTFAIVGTTLSAFLIGGLMYGCVKLMPKYLSSSFTFLDTLYFGALISPTDPLTILAIFNDLHVDVNLYALVLGESVLNDAVAIVLSGAIQNYGEHYSNSGEFETSAFLRSLSDFFSIFFLSTLIGAVMGCFTALISKFTRVRDFPLLESALFVLMSYSTFLLAEATELTGVVAVLFCGICQAHYTYNNLSECSRQRTKQIFELLNFLAENFIFSYIGVSMFTFPKHHFDAGFIITAFICAALGRAVNVYPLSWLLNIKRKPKISSNFQHMLFFAGLRGAMSFALAIRNTVSDARQTMLTATSLIVIFTVIIQGGAANFLLNWLKIPVGVDDETEQLNNYQVHSVYNSMDNSHSAPSDGYLQDVEGGGRGKTRLPSGADSNLDTPMDGTTTMAVNGGTGRRRNSHEKAILARIWGNFDTKYMKPLLTHSRPTLLETLPVCCNPIARLLTTTQQLTQDGSEFRRVDSDSDICIDNDTGNGLSQDGSLGAVGVGGGSGRRNSINRVASEHGNVHI; this is encoded by the exons ATGAGCGGCGGGCAACGTATGGCGCCGCAGTGGCTGGAACGCTGGAAGGGCACAACACTATGCCTTGTCATGCTTTGTGCTTTGCTGATGATAAATGGCTGCAGTGCAGCAGACACGGACATAACGCTCGATGCGAAGGCAGCCTATAATCATCGTATGCAGAGTCTGGACCTGCTCATATTCGTAGGCTTGCTCTCGTTAACGGTGCTAACCATTTGGCTGTTCAAACATCATCGCGTCTCTTGGCTGCATGAGACCGGATTGGCCGTTATTTATG GGCTAATTGTGGGTGCCATTCTACGTTATGCGGGCACCAATAAGCCGCTCGTTCACATGCAGGTGATGCCTCAGGGAGTGCCAACGTacagcaacaaattgccaCCGGACACACTTTGGTTCCAG TATCCTGTTGTTGCCAATCAGACGAACAGCACAAAGCTGCCTGATGGAGTTAAGACATATGCGTATGTGTTTCGCAGCCAGGTCTATGACATTGAGGAGAATGAGATCGATTTGAAGGCAACATTCGATCCAGAGGtgtttttcaatattattttgccGCCCATCATCTTTTATGCTGGCTACAGCTTAAAGAAG aaATATTTCTTTCGAAATTTGGGTGCCATTCTGACATTTGCCATTGTGGGCACGACGTTATCGGCGTTCCTAATCGGTGGTTTGATGTACGGTTGCGTGAAACTGATGCCAAAATACTTGAGCAGCAGTTTCACATTCCTGGACACACTGTATTTTGGTGCGTTGATATCGCCCACAGATCCGCTCACCATACTCGCCATATTCAATGATCTGCATGTCGATGTCAATCTCTATGCGCTTGTGTTGGGCGAATCTGTGCTGAACGATGCCGTTGCCATTGTGCTAAGCGG TGCCATACAGAACTACGGCGAGCATTATTCAAATTCAGGAGAGTTTGAAACTTCGGCGTTTCTGCGTTCGCTCAGCGACTTTTTCTCCATATTCTTCTTGTCAACTCTGATTGGCGCTGTTATGGGCTGCTTTACAGCATTGATATC CAAGTTTACCCGCGTGCGTGACTTTCCCCTGCTGGAGTCGGCGCTCTTTGTGCTGATGAGTTATAGCACCTTCCTGCTGGCCGAAGCTACAGAGCTAACTGGCGTCGTAGCTGTGCTGTTTTGTGGCATTTGTCAGGCTCATTACACGTACAACAATTTGTCGGAGTGCTCGCGACAGCGCACCAAGCAGATCTTTGAGCTGCTCAACTTTTTGGCCGAGAATTTTATATTCTCGTACATTGGCGTCTCCATGTTCACCTTTCCCAAGCATCACTTTGATGCAGGGTTCATCATCACGGCATTC ATTTGCGCTGCTTTGGGACGTGCGGTCAATGTGTATCCTTTGTCCTGGCTCCTAAACATCAAGCGCAAGCCGAAAATCTCATCCAATTTCCAGCATATGCTATTCTTCGCTG GATTACGTGGTGCTATGTCCTTTGCCTTGGCCATAAGGAATACGGTGTCGGATGCCCGTCAGACAATGTTAACGGCCACCTCGTTGATTGTCATCTTTACGGTCATCATTCAGGGTGGCGCAGCGAACTTTTTGCTTAACTGGTTGAAAATACC CGTTGGCGTCGATGATGAGACtgagcaattaaataattatcagGTGCATAGT GTTTACAATTCCATGGACAATTCACATTCGGCGCCG TCTGATGGCTATTTGCAGGACGTGGAGGGCGGAGGTAGGGGCAAGACACGACTTCCCAGTGGCGCCGATTCTAATCTGGATACGCCCATGGACGGAACTACAACGATGGCTGTGAATGGCGGCACTGGACGTCGACGCAATAGCCACGAAAAGGCGATCCTGGCCCGCATTTGGGGCAATTTTGATACCAA ATATATGAAGCCCTTGCTAACACACTCGAGGCCAACGCTACTGGAGACATTGCCAGTTTGCTGCAATCCTATTGCTAGGCTACTCACAACCACGCAACAGCTAACCCAG GATGGCAGCGAGTTTCGTAGAGTTGACTCCGACTCGGACATTTGCATTGATAACGACACTGGCAATGGTCTGAGCCAGGATGGATCCCTCGGCGCTGTAGGCGTTGGAGGCGGCAGCGGGCGTCGCAACTCGATAAATCGC GTTGCAAGCGAACACGGGAATGTTCATATCTAA
- the LOC133850718 gene encoding sodium/hydrogen exchanger 6 isoform X6, which yields MSGGQRMAPQWLERWKGTTLCLVMLCALLMINGCSAADTDITLDAKAAYNHRMQSLDLLIFVGLLSLTVLTIWLFKHHRVSWLHETGLAVIYGLIVGAILRYAGTNKPLVHMQVMPQGVPTYSNKLPPDTLWFQYPVVANQTNSTKLPDGVKTYAYVFRSQVYDIEENEIDLKATFDPEVFFNIILPPIIFYAGYSLKKKYFFRNLGAILTFAIVGTTLSAFLIGGLMYGCVKLMPKYLSSSFTFLDTLYFGALISPTDPLTILAIFNDLHVDVNLYALVLGESVLNDAVAIVLSGAIQNYGEHYSNSGEFETSAFLRSLSDFFSIFFLSTLIGAVMGCFTALISKFTRVRDFPLLESALFVLMSYSTFLLAEATELTGVVAVLFCGICQAHYTYNNLSECSRQRTKQIFELLNFLAENFIFSYIGVSMFTFPKHHFDAGFIITAFICAALGRAVNVYPLSWLLNIKRKPKISSNFQHMLFFAGLRGAMSFALAIRNTVSDARQTMLTATSLIVIFTVIIQGGAANFLLNWLKIPVGVDDETEQLNNYQVHSSDGYLQDVEGGGRGKTRLPSGADSNLDTPMDGTTTMAVNGGTGRRRNSHEKAILARIWGNFDTKYMKPLLTHSRPTLLETLPVCCNPIARLLTTTQQLTQDGSEFRRVDSDSDICIDNDTGNGLSQDGSLGAVGVGGGSGRRNSINRVSIRYMGDSQNLLASYRNLE from the exons ATGAGCGGCGGGCAACGTATGGCGCCGCAGTGGCTGGAACGCTGGAAGGGCACAACACTATGCCTTGTCATGCTTTGTGCTTTGCTGATGATAAATGGCTGCAGTGCAGCAGACACGGACATAACGCTCGATGCGAAGGCAGCCTATAATCATCGTATGCAGAGTCTGGACCTGCTCATATTCGTAGGCTTGCTCTCGTTAACGGTGCTAACCATTTGGCTGTTCAAACATCATCGCGTCTCTTGGCTGCATGAGACCGGATTGGCCGTTATTTATG GGCTAATTGTGGGTGCCATTCTACGTTATGCGGGCACCAATAAGCCGCTCGTTCACATGCAGGTGATGCCTCAGGGAGTGCCAACGTacagcaacaaattgccaCCGGACACACTTTGGTTCCAG TATCCTGTTGTTGCCAATCAGACGAACAGCACAAAGCTGCCTGATGGAGTTAAGACATATGCGTATGTGTTTCGCAGCCAGGTCTATGACATTGAGGAGAATGAGATCGATTTGAAGGCAACATTCGATCCAGAGGtgtttttcaatattattttgccGCCCATCATCTTTTATGCTGGCTACAGCTTAAAGAAG aaATATTTCTTTCGAAATTTGGGTGCCATTCTGACATTTGCCATTGTGGGCACGACGTTATCGGCGTTCCTAATCGGTGGTTTGATGTACGGTTGCGTGAAACTGATGCCAAAATACTTGAGCAGCAGTTTCACATTCCTGGACACACTGTATTTTGGTGCGTTGATATCGCCCACAGATCCGCTCACCATACTCGCCATATTCAATGATCTGCATGTCGATGTCAATCTCTATGCGCTTGTGTTGGGCGAATCTGTGCTGAACGATGCCGTTGCCATTGTGCTAAGCGG TGCCATACAGAACTACGGCGAGCATTATTCAAATTCAGGAGAGTTTGAAACTTCGGCGTTTCTGCGTTCGCTCAGCGACTTTTTCTCCATATTCTTCTTGTCAACTCTGATTGGCGCTGTTATGGGCTGCTTTACAGCATTGATATC CAAGTTTACCCGCGTGCGTGACTTTCCCCTGCTGGAGTCGGCGCTCTTTGTGCTGATGAGTTATAGCACCTTCCTGCTGGCCGAAGCTACAGAGCTAACTGGCGTCGTAGCTGTGCTGTTTTGTGGCATTTGTCAGGCTCATTACACGTACAACAATTTGTCGGAGTGCTCGCGACAGCGCACCAAGCAGATCTTTGAGCTGCTCAACTTTTTGGCCGAGAATTTTATATTCTCGTACATTGGCGTCTCCATGTTCACCTTTCCCAAGCATCACTTTGATGCAGGGTTCATCATCACGGCATTC ATTTGCGCTGCTTTGGGACGTGCGGTCAATGTGTATCCTTTGTCCTGGCTCCTAAACATCAAGCGCAAGCCGAAAATCTCATCCAATTTCCAGCATATGCTATTCTTCGCTG GATTACGTGGTGCTATGTCCTTTGCCTTGGCCATAAGGAATACGGTGTCGGATGCCCGTCAGACAATGTTAACGGCCACCTCGTTGATTGTCATCTTTACGGTCATCATTCAGGGTGGCGCAGCGAACTTTTTGCTTAACTGGTTGAAAATACC CGTTGGCGTCGATGATGAGACtgagcaattaaataattatcagGTGCATAGT TCTGATGGCTATTTGCAGGACGTGGAGGGCGGAGGTAGGGGCAAGACACGACTTCCCAGTGGCGCCGATTCTAATCTGGATACGCCCATGGACGGAACTACAACGATGGCTGTGAATGGCGGCACTGGACGTCGACGCAATAGCCACGAAAAGGCGATCCTGGCCCGCATTTGGGGCAATTTTGATACCAA ATATATGAAGCCCTTGCTAACACACTCGAGGCCAACGCTACTGGAGACATTGCCAGTTTGCTGCAATCCTATTGCTAGGCTACTCACAACCACGCAACAGCTAACCCAG GATGGCAGCGAGTTTCGTAGAGTTGACTCCGACTCGGACATTTGCATTGATAACGACACTGGCAATGGTCTGAGCCAGGATGGATCCCTCGGCGCTGTAGGCGTTGGAGGCGGCAGCGGGCGTCGCAACTCGATAAATCGCGTAAGTATTCGGTACATGGGCGATTCTCAGAACCTACTTGCTAGCTACAGAAATCTTGAATGA
- the LOC133850718 gene encoding sodium/hydrogen exchanger 6 isoform X7, whose translation MSGGQRMAPQWLERWKGTTLCLVMLCALLMINGCSAADTDITLDAKAAYNHRMQSLDLLIFVGLLSLTVLTIWLFKHHRVSWLHETGLAVIYGLIVGAILRYAGTNKPLVHMQVMPQGVPTYSNKLPPDTLWFQYPVVANQTNSTKLPDGVKTYAYVFRSQVYDIEENEIDLKATFDPEVFFNIILPPIIFYAGYSLKKKYFFRNLGAILTFAIVGTTLSAFLIGGLMYGCVKLMPKYLSSSFTFLDTLYFGALISPTDPLTILAIFNDLHVDVNLYALVLGESVLNDAVAIVLSGAIQNYGEHYSNSGEFETSAFLRSLSDFFSIFFLSTLIGAVMGCFTALISKFTRVRDFPLLESALFVLMSYSTFLLAEATELTGVVAVLFCGICQAHYTYNNLSECSRQRTKQIFELLNFLAENFIFSYIGVSMFTFPKHHFDAGFIITAFICAALGRAVNVYPLSWLLNIKRKPKISSNFQHMLFFAGLRGAMSFALAIRNTVSDARQTMLTATSLIVIFTVIIQGGAANFLLNWLKIPVGVDDETEQLNNYQVHSDVEGGGRGKTRLPSGADSNLDTPMDGTTTMAVNGGTGRRRNSHEKAILARIWGNFDTKYMKPLLTHSRPTLLETLPVCCNPIARLLTTTQQLTQDGSEFRRVDSDSDICIDNDTGNGLSQDGSLGAVGVGGGSGRRNSINRMEILEHVQSPVSTRIKLLGFYGKKL comes from the exons ATGAGCGGCGGGCAACGTATGGCGCCGCAGTGGCTGGAACGCTGGAAGGGCACAACACTATGCCTTGTCATGCTTTGTGCTTTGCTGATGATAAATGGCTGCAGTGCAGCAGACACGGACATAACGCTCGATGCGAAGGCAGCCTATAATCATCGTATGCAGAGTCTGGACCTGCTCATATTCGTAGGCTTGCTCTCGTTAACGGTGCTAACCATTTGGCTGTTCAAACATCATCGCGTCTCTTGGCTGCATGAGACCGGATTGGCCGTTATTTATG GGCTAATTGTGGGTGCCATTCTACGTTATGCGGGCACCAATAAGCCGCTCGTTCACATGCAGGTGATGCCTCAGGGAGTGCCAACGTacagcaacaaattgccaCCGGACACACTTTGGTTCCAG TATCCTGTTGTTGCCAATCAGACGAACAGCACAAAGCTGCCTGATGGAGTTAAGACATATGCGTATGTGTTTCGCAGCCAGGTCTATGACATTGAGGAGAATGAGATCGATTTGAAGGCAACATTCGATCCAGAGGtgtttttcaatattattttgccGCCCATCATCTTTTATGCTGGCTACAGCTTAAAGAAG aaATATTTCTTTCGAAATTTGGGTGCCATTCTGACATTTGCCATTGTGGGCACGACGTTATCGGCGTTCCTAATCGGTGGTTTGATGTACGGTTGCGTGAAACTGATGCCAAAATACTTGAGCAGCAGTTTCACATTCCTGGACACACTGTATTTTGGTGCGTTGATATCGCCCACAGATCCGCTCACCATACTCGCCATATTCAATGATCTGCATGTCGATGTCAATCTCTATGCGCTTGTGTTGGGCGAATCTGTGCTGAACGATGCCGTTGCCATTGTGCTAAGCGG TGCCATACAGAACTACGGCGAGCATTATTCAAATTCAGGAGAGTTTGAAACTTCGGCGTTTCTGCGTTCGCTCAGCGACTTTTTCTCCATATTCTTCTTGTCAACTCTGATTGGCGCTGTTATGGGCTGCTTTACAGCATTGATATC CAAGTTTACCCGCGTGCGTGACTTTCCCCTGCTGGAGTCGGCGCTCTTTGTGCTGATGAGTTATAGCACCTTCCTGCTGGCCGAAGCTACAGAGCTAACTGGCGTCGTAGCTGTGCTGTTTTGTGGCATTTGTCAGGCTCATTACACGTACAACAATTTGTCGGAGTGCTCGCGACAGCGCACCAAGCAGATCTTTGAGCTGCTCAACTTTTTGGCCGAGAATTTTATATTCTCGTACATTGGCGTCTCCATGTTCACCTTTCCCAAGCATCACTTTGATGCAGGGTTCATCATCACGGCATTC ATTTGCGCTGCTTTGGGACGTGCGGTCAATGTGTATCCTTTGTCCTGGCTCCTAAACATCAAGCGCAAGCCGAAAATCTCATCCAATTTCCAGCATATGCTATTCTTCGCTG GATTACGTGGTGCTATGTCCTTTGCCTTGGCCATAAGGAATACGGTGTCGGATGCCCGTCAGACAATGTTAACGGCCACCTCGTTGATTGTCATCTTTACGGTCATCATTCAGGGTGGCGCAGCGAACTTTTTGCTTAACTGGTTGAAAATACC CGTTGGCGTCGATGATGAGACtgagcaattaaataattatcagGTGCATAGT GACGTGGAGGGCGGAGGTAGGGGCAAGACACGACTTCCCAGTGGCGCCGATTCTAATCTGGATACGCCCATGGACGGAACTACAACGATGGCTGTGAATGGCGGCACTGGACGTCGACGCAATAGCCACGAAAAGGCGATCCTGGCCCGCATTTGGGGCAATTTTGATACCAA ATATATGAAGCCCTTGCTAACACACTCGAGGCCAACGCTACTGGAGACATTGCCAGTTTGCTGCAATCCTATTGCTAGGCTACTCACAACCACGCAACAGCTAACCCAG GATGGCAGCGAGTTTCGTAGAGTTGACTCCGACTCGGACATTTGCATTGATAACGACACTGGCAATGGTCTGAGCCAGGATGGATCCCTCGGCGCTGTAGGCGTTGGAGGCGGCAGCGGGCGTCGCAACTCGATAAATCGC ATGGAAATCCTGGAGCATGTTCAAAGTCCCGTATCAACGAGAATCAAGCTATTAGGATTCTATGGCAAGAAGTTATAG